One Lucilia cuprina isolate Lc7/37 chromosome 4, ASM2204524v1, whole genome shotgun sequence DNA segment encodes these proteins:
- the LOC111676101 gene encoding dedicator of cytokinesis protein 3 isoform X2, whose translation MWIPSNNKYGVAIHNWHGDVRFGLPLDVGDSVEILEECPKWFRGTCPRKSRAVGLFPKTYIHIKDLSKIDPVVAECTQVLREWSEIWKKLFVDRETYKFHTLRKVMLSILESRRELLGATLTQDQTLELQMTVVSKIDWGNRKLGLDLVPRVGPLAVDPHNIGIVGLHNVHVTSADNAKASSSRGTLRRKTQRKILTHHLYFCMRDFGYRIAGGDDAEVYFYLYDANNMKALSERFLVKISKDGYSNYMERMNSNCTVFTDLGAADLNDDLYLVAVVMRVGKILSSDPVKKSEKSNNNACYNGPPAYRRPFGVGVLSLSDFCHFDSTIETEEKEHNIKLVYHNDEKDFHQLPELIIKKSSGKYQPISTSSQSNQGVVVSLKLLHGGLGQARQEQPLLFQGSTITRKMGFPDVIMPGDVRNDMFITLERGEFERGGKNTAKNILVTVVVFDVAGNILTECLWGASGMDSQNCYKSMILYHQNAPCWNEMLRLSVPIDKFSTAHVRFEFRHCSTREKSDPKLFGFSFARLMDPSGATLADGQHELFVYKCEDPSKLMTANYLILPCKPKDPHAKVECSSIFHRSSKEVFVMRSLLCSTKLTQNADLLSLLQWRAHPEKIQDSLTGVLRLNDEELVKFLQDVLDALFAMFSNEEGNSTQHSGLVFHVLVSIFSLLQSNKFQHFRPVMNEYIENHFAAALVYKGLITSVEHMAVFMTKAEHPDPFQKCFGSLEYIFKLLIQSRKLFARATGGQYEDSFRRDLHSLFTALNGMLAVPSYDVIIPTQEALLNSTGVVLEQLKDTLPAPELGMLARNMLDAIPRDAPIRLVQAKLQAVKDLVSGELFHEDDSRTVILSVACKHLRMHLSRRDELKLCAEILSEILTHLYDLQKEQKDKVTNTLQHDLDSLCKNILGILIKTIIIILEGTNSVLPQLVACLLGLLQLLDETHYKRYWDELSPNKDQRDLKEFLGKSLLVFEELLSQDWLVFPTDWLIMKLACNDVLRKSLEEFAKPLVYRFLGSKSFDSQLWWSYFSLAVTFLTQPSLQLEKYREPKRRKILHSHGDMRVLMGFQILSMWSQLGEQKLHFIPSMVGPFLEVTLVPEPALRKATLTVFYDMMQCEQSARGSFRLVESELIDKLDLLISENKGDDEYRELFSTILLEKVQNENPTWRDAGTAFIASVTRLLERLLDYRSVMQGEENRDKRMSCTVNLLNFYKNEINRKEMYLRYIYKLHDLHLQAENYTEAGFTLKLYANMLTWDRECIVALPNDTVGEPEWQRKEKLYHQILKYFDKGKCWEKGIPLCKELALLYETRRFDYNKLSEILILEAKFFQNILTQLRPEPEYFRVGFYGLGFPLFVRNKQFVYRGLEYERIGAFTQRLQTEFPTAQILTNNSPPANSILTASEQYIQISYVRPVADAQALKSAMVTVPEKIARFYEVNDVSRFISDRPIYKGTVDKDNEFKSLWIERTTLDIACPLPGILRWFEVKHKSVQELTPVEFACETMNNVGKELWDLIVQYRNDPKRNINPFSMRLQGIIDANVMGGISKYQEAFFTEQFLKSPQGEGQQANVQKLKSLILEKIQILDQALELHGQLAPPGVQPLHNRLLERFSQLKQSLSGLGRLKRQYSESIVNTPLPPLPTEKRTMSLGTNSGPTSLISASNYYEHDEIYTRPGETRPVEPCNYNNSYQTLSKENLNIVGDIRTEPQNAPPIPNRPRSQNFSSNMSLDGPEVPPKRNVNLPGSPGAPPLPPRGITPDKRASNPMIFNDFSTDSPVSSMPRRPHSTSHQHNQKYAVVDISFDDPEADQAPHSLNHTHNCHNSDLNHLNVAYVPNDFRDSGISTASAHELNHLNNLSEESSSNSLSTIHHRDHCRMSSNGSMDGSYAVNSLNINQRENSTSSFDLEEVPMPPPPIPPKSLNIIATHESSIESGPSTPPPLTNQAQNSNHSHLHHHHHHLHQQQNGHNDGYVSPKATSVTVSHDNNEAQGDVGNTF comes from the exons aaaacttggTCTGGATTTAGTACCTCGAGTGGGGCCTTTGGCAGTGGATCCTCATAATATTGGTATAGTTGGTTTACACAATGTTCATGTAACCAGTGCTGATAATGCAAAAGCATCATCT AGTCGTGGTACATTACGGCGTAAAACGCAACGAAAAATACTTACacatcatttatatttttgtatgagaGATTTTGGTTATCGCATTGCGGGAGGCGATGATGCAGAAGTTTACTTTTACCTCTATGATGCCAATAATATGAAAGCATTATCAGAAAGATTTTTGGTCAAAATCTCTAAAGATGGCTATTCCAATTATATGGAAAGAATGAATAGTAATTGCACAGTATTCACAGATTTAG GTGCGGCTGATTTAAATGATGATCTCTATTTGGTGGCTGTTGTTATGCGTGTAGGCAAGATTTTATCTTCTGATCCGGTTAAGAAATCTGAAAAATCCAATAATAATGCTTGCTATAATGGTCCTCCCGCATACCGGCGACCTTTTGGTGTGGGTGTACTATCATTGTCGGATTTTTGTCATTTTGATAGTACCATAGAGACAGAGGAAAAAGAGCACAATATAAAATTGGTTTATCATAATGATGAGAAGGATTTTCATCAATTACCGGAGCTAATAATTAAGAAATCGAGTGGAAAATATCAGCCGATAAGCACTAGCAGTCAAAGTAATCAAGGTGTCGTGGTATCTCTGAAACTCTTACATGGAGGCTTGGGTCAGGCACGCCAAGAACAACCCTTACTCTTTCAAGGTAGTACCATTACACGTAAAATGGGTTTTCCTGATGTCATAATGCCCGGTGATGTACGAAACGACATGTTCATTACCTTAGAGCGGGGAGAATTCGAAAGAGGTGGTAAAAATACGGCTAAAAATATACTTGTCACAGTGGTCGTATTTGATGTTGCTGGCAATATCCTTACGGAATGTTTATGGGGTGCTTCTGGTATGGATTcacaaaattgttacaaatcaATGATTCTGTATCATCAGAATGCTCCCTGTTGGAATGAAATGTTACGTTTAAGTGTACCCATTGACAAGTTTTCTACCGCTCATGTACGTTTTGAATTTCGTCATTGTTCTACGAGAGAAAAATCAGATCCAAAATTATTTGGATTTAGTTTTGCTCGTCTAATGGATCCCAGTGGTGCTACTTTGGCAGATGGCCAGCATGAATTGTTTGTGTATAAATGCGAAGACCCATCGAAGTTAATGACAGCCAACTATTTGATATTACCTTGTAAGCCAAAAGATCCACATGCTAAGGTGGAGTGCAGTTCAATATTCCATAGAAGTTCGAAAGAAGTGTTCGTAATGAGATCTTTATTATGTTCCACCAAACTGACGCAAAATGCTGATTTACTGTCACTATTACAGTGGCGTGCTCATCCAGAAAAAATACAGGACTCCTTAACTGGCGTATTACGTTTAAATGATGAAGAACTAGTGAAATTTTTACAAGATGTACTCGATGCTCTCTTTGCCATGTTTTCCAATGAAGAGGGCAATAGCACACAACATTCTGGTCTGGTATTTCATGTACTTGTCAGTATATTTAGTCTGTTACAAAGcaataaatttcaacattttcgtCCCGTTATGAATGAGTACATTGAGAATCATTTTGCAGCTGCTTTAGTGTATAAAGGTCTGATAACATCTGTAGAGCATATGGCTGTGTTTATGACAAAAGCAGAACATCCTGATCCGTTTCAGAAGTGTTTCGGTTcattagaatatatttttaaacttttgattcagtctagaaaattatttgctCGAGCTACTGGTGGTCAATATGAGGATTCATTTCGTAGAGATTTACACTCATTATTTACTGCTTTAAATGGTATGCTGGCAGTACCTTCATATGATGTTATTATTCCCACACAGGAGGCTTTATTAAATTCCACTGGCGTTGTATTGGAACAATTAAAAGATACTCTGCCAGCACCAGAATTAGGTATGCTGGCTCGGAATATGCTAGATGCAATACCCAGGGATGCACCAATACGTTTGGTGCAGGCAAAACTTCAGGCTGTAAAAGATTTAGTATCAGGTGAACTATTCCACGAAGACG ATTCCCGAACTGTTATCCTATCTGTCGCCTGTAAACACTTACGCATGCATCTAAGCCGTCGTGATGAACTCAAGCTTTGTGCTGAAATTCTATCGGAAATTCTAACACATCTCTACGATTTGCAAAAGGAACAAAAAGATAAAGTTACAAATACCTTGCAGCATGACTTGGACTCGTTGTGTAAAAATATTCtaggaattttaattaaaaccattattattattttggaagGAACAAATTCTGTGCTGCCACAATTAGTGGCGTGCTTATTAGGTCTCCTTCAGCTTTTAGATGAAACACATTACAAACGTTATTGGGACGAGTTAAGCCCCAATAAAGATCAACGAGATCTTAAGGAATTTTTAGGCAAATCATTATTAGTATTTGAAGAATTATTATCACAAGATTGGTTGGTATTTCCCACAGATTGGTTAATCATGAAATTGGCCTGTAATGATGTACTACGCAAATCCTTGGAAGAATTTGCCAAACCTTTGGTATATCGCTTTTTGGGCTCAAAATCATTTGATTCGCAGCTGTGGTGGTCTTACTTTAGTTTAGCGGTAACATTTTTAACGCAGCCATCACTACAATTGGAAAAATACCGTGAACCAAAAAGACGCAAAATTTTACATTCTCATGGTGATATGCGCGTTTTAATGGGTTTCCAAATACTGAGCATGTGGTCACAACTGGGagaacaaaaactacattttatACCCTCAATGGTGGGTCCATTTTTAGAAGTCACCTTAGTACCAGAACCGGCTTTAAGAAAAGCAACATTAACAGTATTCTATGACATGATGCAGTGTGAACAG agtGCTCGTGGTTCTTTTCGTTTAGTTGAAAGTGAACTTATCGATAAATTAGATTTACTAATAAGTGAAAATAAAGGCGATGATGAATATCGTGAACTTTTTAGTACCat tcTTCTCGAAAAAGTTCAAAATGAAAATCCAACCTGGAGAGATGCTGGTACGGCTTTTATTGCTTCTGTAACACGACTATTAGAACGTTTATTAGATTATCGTAGTGTTATGCAGGGTGAGGAGAATCGTGATAAACGCATGTCATGCACAgtcaatttgttaaatttctataaaaatgaaatcaatcgtaaagaaatgtatttaag atatatttacaaattacaTGATTTACACTTACAAGCGGAAAACTATACTGAAGCAGGTTTTACTTTAAAACTCTACGCGAATATGTTAACGTGGGATCGTGAGTGTATAGTGGCACTGCCTAACGATACTGTAGGAGAACCGGAATGGCAGCGTAAAGAAAAACTGTATCATCAG atattaaagtattttgatAAAGGTAAATGTTGGGAAAAAGGTATACCCTTGTGCAAAGAATTAGCTTTACTATATGAGACCCGCCGTTTCGATTATAATAAACtgagtgaaattttaatattagaagcaaaattctttcaaaatattttaacccaACTACGACCAGAACCGGAATATTTCAGAGTGGGCTTTTATGGTTTAGGATTTCCTTTATTTGTAAGA aacaaacaatttgtttatcgCGGCTTGGAATATGAACGCATTGGCGCATTTACACAACGCTTACAAACCGAATTTCCTACTGCACAAATTTTAACTAATAATAGCCCTCCGGCCAATTCTATCCTAACTGCTTCGGaacaatatatacaaattagttatgtccgtcccgTAGCGGATGCGCAAGCTTTAAAATCTGCCATGGTTACAGTTCCCGAGAAAATCGCCCGTTTTTATGAAGTAAATGATGTTAGTCGCTTTATATCAGATCGTCCCATCTACAAGGGTACTGTAGATAAAGATAATGAATTCAAGTCATTGTGGATAGAACGTACTACACTCGATATAGCCTGTCCATTGCCTGGCATATTAAGATGGTTTGAAGTAAAACATAAATCAGTGCAGGAGCTAACGCCAGTTGAATTTGCTTGCGAAACTATGAACAATGTGGGCAAAGAACTTTGGGATTTAATAGTGCAATATCGCAATGATCCTAAACGTAACATAAACCCATTTTCTATGCGTTTACAGGGTATTATTGATGCTAATGTTATGGGTGGTATAAGTAAATACCAGGAGGCCTTTTTTACCGAACAGTTTCTTAAATCACCCCAAGGCGAGGGGCAACAggccaatgtacaaaaactaAAGTcattaattttggaaaaaatacaaattttagacCAGGCCCTTGAACTGCATGGCCAACTTGCACCTCCTGGTGTCCAGCCATTGCACAATCGCTTGTTGGAGAGATTTTCTCAGTTGAAGCAAAGCCTTTCGGGCTTAGGCCGTCTAAAGAGGCAATATTCTGAAAGTATTGTGAATACTCCGCTACCACCATTGCCTACAGAAAAACGAACTATGAGTTTGGGCACCAACAGTGGTCCCACCTCACTGATATCGGCCTCAAATTATTATGAACACGATGAAATATATACCAGGCCCGGTGAAACAAGACCTGTCGAACCCTGTAATTATAACAATTCCTATCAAACCTTAAGTAAGGAAAATTTGAATATTGTTGGTGATATAAGAACAGAACCACAAAATGCTCCTCCTATACCTAATCGTCCACGATCTCAAAACTTCAGTTCAAACATGTCCTTGGATGGGCCTGAAGTTCCACCCAAACGCAATGTAAATTTGCCGGGATCTCCAGGCGCACCCCCTTTACCGCCAAGAGGCATAACACCTGACAAACGAGCCTCAAATCCCAtgatatttaatgatttttctaCAGATTCTCCTGTATCTAGTATGCCACGCAGACCACATTCCACATCGCATCAGCATAATCAAAAATATGCTGTTGTCGACATTAGTTTCGATGATCCCGAAGCTGATCAGGCTCCACATTCTTTAAATCATACGCATAACTGTCATAATTCtgatttaaatcatttaaatgtcGCATATGTTCCCAATGATTTTCGAGATTCAGGAATATCAACTGCAAGTGCACACGAATTGAATCATTTAAATAATCTAAGTGAAGAATCTTCCTCAAATTCCTTAAGTACCATTCATCATCGTGATCATTGCCGTATGTCTTCTAATGGCAGTATGGATGGTTCATACGCCGTCAACtcattaaatataaatcaacGTGAGAATTCAACCAGTTCATTTGATTTAGAAGAAGTGCCCATGCCGCCACCACCTATACCCCCAAAATCGTTAAACATCATAGCCACTCATGAGTCATCCATTGAATCAGGCCCATCTACACCACCGCCTTTAACAAATCAGGCACAAAACTCAAATCATTCCCACTTacaccatcatcatcaccaccTTCATCAGCAACAGAATGGTCACAATGATGGCTATGTTTCACCCAAAGCCACATCTGTGACTGTATCCCACGATAACAATGAAGCTCAGGGTGATGTTGGCAACACTTTTTGA